From Primulina tabacum isolate GXHZ01 chromosome 2, ASM2559414v2, whole genome shotgun sequence, one genomic window encodes:
- the LOC142537503 gene encoding uncharacterized protein LOC142537503, producing MTSSFMEPYMIPASPPATNPASSSSQDNTFLLHTLMYMALLLLIEFAFIFVFAAISNISSVAAILISAASCSGKHISFQDLFSMIAKRWKKPWTTGFRGSRSQPARYSGLVVFLVVFLSVMYPNILTISISILSVVIAVILALYSSVGWVLAMVASVVEEGCDGKEALEKGEQLAKGHRVHGFLLNIFFNLVLLIPFLGCWWIFGDKVLLDFPLFWLFMVNFFSLVKMLVTVEYTLLYFECKEYHGEDIEVFGDNLQYTEVPSDDHAQV from the coding sequence ATGACTAGCTCATTCATGGAACCTTACATGATTCCAGCGTCCCCTCCTGCAACAAACCCTGCTTCCAGTTCATCCCAAGACAACACCTTCCTTCTACATACGCTCATGTATATGGCCCTTCTTTTGCTTATTGAATTCGCCTTCATTTTCGTTTTTGCGGCAATCTCAAACATCTCCTCTGTCGCAGCAATCTTGATATCAGCCGCATCATGTTCTGGCAAGCATATCTCGTTCCAAGATTTATTTTCGATGATCGCGAAGAGATGGAAGAAGCCGTGGACTACTGGCTTCCGCGGGTCGCGGTCTCAACCGGCACGATACTCGGGTTTAGTTGTTTTCTTGGTGGTTTTCCTGTCGGTGATGTACCCTAATATTTTAACCATTTCAATCTCTATTCTGTCGGTAGTGATAGCTGTGATTTTGGCCTTGTATTCAAGCGTTGGTTGGGTTTTGgccatggttgcatcggttgTGGAGGAAGGTTGTGATGGAAAAGAAGCATTGGAAAAAGGTGAACAACTTGCTAAAGGACACAGGGTGCATGGTTTCTTGCTGaacattttctttaatttagtGCTTTTAATTCCTTTTCTCGGGTGCTGGTGGATTTTTGGAGATAAAGTGTTGTTGGATTTTCCCTTGTTTTGGTTGTTTATGGTGAACTTCTTTTCTTTGGTGAAGATGTTGGTTACGGTGGAATACACGCTTCTATACTTCGAGTGCAAGGAATATCATGGAGAAGATATTGAAGTTTTTGGAGATAATTTGCAGTATACAGAGGTTCCATCTGATGACCATGCCCAAGTTTAG